In a genomic window of Micromonospora cremea:
- a CDS encoding RelA/SpoT family protein, whose protein sequence is MDVDAGHGAALGGALPTQSGELPLARRLRSLLTWPTTDSDPVTQLVRTHRGIHAGTDPAVLRRAYTIAENMHRGQFRKSGEPYITHPLAVAQICAELGMDTTTLVAALLHDTVEDTRYTLQALSEDFGGEVAHLVDGVTKFDKAFYGKAAEAETIRKMIVAAAKDVRVLIIKLADRLHNMRTLGVRSAASRERIARKTQEVLVPLCDRLGIQTLKRELDDVVLLHLEPDEHARLARHVHDRPGWDAYLDSVVTRARAALRRSRVDAEVSPRPRHLYSIWKDTIAGGHTAPYDLPRIAVVVDGPATDCYAALGAIHGTWRPVPGRFKDFIASPKNNLYRSLHTSVCGPQDRTVEVLIRTEEMHRSAEYGIAADFRFPRSGSSSAAARAEQLDWLRRVLDWEPDAADPAQFLESLRCDLAEGQIQVFADGRQVVLPAGATPVDLAYELGSERGDHCLAARINGRLAPLSSELDEGDVVEIFTEDDGDNGFEAGEAPRGPRREWLDFVKSPHAQMQINRWFAEHTEPGITISDKVRLGRATIGLALRQHNRGLASDLPLLRLSEELGYPDLETLLVAVFDRVIEPDTVVRQLIDLVDHRQ, encoded by the coding sequence GTGGACGTCGACGCCGGACACGGCGCCGCCCTGGGGGGCGCCCTGCCGACCCAGTCGGGTGAGCTGCCGCTGGCCCGCCGGCTGCGGTCGTTGCTCACCTGGCCGACCACCGACTCCGACCCGGTCACCCAGCTGGTCCGGACCCACCGCGGCATCCACGCCGGCACCGACCCGGCGGTGCTGCGCCGGGCGTACACCATCGCGGAGAACATGCACCGCGGGCAGTTCCGCAAGAGCGGGGAGCCGTACATCACCCACCCCCTCGCGGTGGCGCAGATCTGCGCCGAGCTGGGGATGGACACCACCACCCTGGTGGCGGCGCTGCTGCACGACACGGTGGAGGACACCCGCTACACGCTCCAGGCGCTGTCGGAGGACTTCGGCGGCGAGGTGGCCCACCTGGTCGACGGGGTGACCAAGTTCGACAAGGCGTTCTACGGCAAGGCCGCCGAGGCGGAGACGATCCGCAAGATGATCGTCGCGGCCGCCAAGGACGTCCGGGTGCTGATCATCAAGCTGGCCGACCGGCTGCACAACATGCGCACCCTCGGTGTGCGCTCGGCGGCCTCGCGGGAACGGATCGCCCGCAAGACCCAGGAGGTGCTGGTCCCGCTCTGCGACCGGCTCGGCATCCAGACTCTCAAGCGAGAACTGGACGACGTGGTGCTGCTGCACCTGGAGCCCGACGAGCACGCCCGGCTGGCCCGGCACGTGCACGACCGGCCGGGCTGGGACGCGTACCTCGACTCGGTGGTCACCCGGGCCCGGGCGGCGCTGCGCCGCAGCCGGGTGGACGCCGAGGTGAGCCCCCGGCCCCGGCACCTCTACTCGATCTGGAAGGACACCATCGCCGGCGGCCACACCGCGCCGTACGACCTGCCGCGTATCGCGGTCGTGGTCGACGGCCCGGCCACCGACTGCTACGCCGCACTGGGTGCGATCCACGGCACATGGCGACCGGTCCCGGGCCGGTTCAAGGACTTCATCGCCTCGCCGAAGAACAACCTCTACCGCTCGCTGCACACCAGCGTCTGCGGCCCGCAGGACCGCACCGTCGAGGTGCTGATCCGCACCGAGGAGATGCACCGCTCGGCCGAGTACGGCATCGCCGCGGACTTCCGCTTCCCGCGCTCGGGCAGCAGCAGCGCGGCGGCCCGTGCCGAGCAGTTGGACTGGCTGCGCCGGGTCCTCGACTGGGAGCCGGACGCCGCCGACCCGGCGCAGTTCCTCGAGTCGCTGCGCTGTGACCTCGCCGAGGGGCAGATCCAGGTCTTCGCCGACGGGCGGCAGGTCGTGCTGCCGGCCGGCGCCACGCCGGTCGACCTCGCGTACGAGCTGGGCAGCGAGCGGGGTGACCACTGCCTCGCCGCCCGGATCAACGGCCGGCTGGCGCCGTTGAGCTCCGAGCTGGACGAGGGCGACGTGGTGGAGATCTTCACCGAGGATGACGGGGACAACGGCTTCGAGGCTGGTGAGGCGCCGCGCGGCCCGCGCCGGGAGTGGCTCGACTTCGTCAAGTCACCGCACGCGCAGATGCAGATCAACCGGTGGTTCGCCGAGCACACCGAGCCGGGCATCACGATCAGCGACAAAGTCCGTCTCGGCCGGGCGACCATCGGGCTCGCCCTGCGCCAGCACAACCGCGGCCTCGCCAGCGACCTGCCACTGCTGCGCCTCTCCGAGGAGCTGGGCTATCCCGACCTGGAGACCCTGCTGGTCGCGGTCTTCGACCGCGTGATCGAACCGGACACGGTGGTACGCCAGCTCATCGATCTGGTCGACCATCGACAGTGA
- a CDS encoding DEDD exonuclease domain-containing protein, with amino-acid sequence MAQAEYVQESLAGLDAAVGGVDPALPLYATTFVVVDLETTGGAPDGGGITEIGAVKVRGGEQLGVLATLVNPGQPIPPFITVLTGITQAMLVPAPPIEQVLPSFLEFIADAVLVAHNAPYDVGFLKAACAKHGYRWPNPRVLDTAALARRVLTRDEVPNRKLGTLAAYFRTATQPTHRALDDAKATVDVLHGLIARLGGHRVDTVGDAIEFARAVTPTQRRKRHLAEGLPKVPGVYIFRAADDRPLYVGTSGDIATRVRSYFTAGEKRARISEMLAAAERVEALECAHSLEAEVRELRLIAAHAPPYNRRSKYPERMVWLKLTDGPYPRLSVVRDLSPTDTAYLGPFTSRRAAELAAAGFHDAVPLRQCTHRLSLRTVTPACALAELGRCPAPCEHKITPEEYDHRAAAPFRTATASDPQPVVDALLARIDVLSRDQRYEEAAVVRSRLAAVLRATVRMQRLAALTGIVELAAARPAARGGWELALVRHGRLAGAGVSPPGVHPRPTLNAIRITAETVSGGHGPVPAATAEESERILSWLERPETRLVEMSSGWSSPAGGAGRFRDLLAKAESGASHQLSTERS; translated from the coding sequence ATGGCACAGGCGGAGTACGTCCAGGAGTCGCTGGCCGGTCTCGACGCGGCGGTAGGTGGGGTGGACCCGGCGCTGCCGCTCTACGCGACCACTTTCGTGGTGGTCGACCTGGAGACCACCGGCGGCGCGCCGGACGGCGGCGGCATCACCGAGATCGGCGCGGTGAAGGTGCGCGGTGGTGAGCAGCTCGGCGTGCTGGCCACCCTGGTCAACCCGGGGCAGCCGATCCCGCCGTTCATCACCGTGCTGACCGGGATCACCCAGGCCATGCTGGTGCCGGCGCCGCCGATCGAGCAGGTGCTGCCGAGCTTTCTGGAGTTCATCGCCGACGCGGTCCTGGTGGCCCACAACGCCCCCTACGACGTGGGCTTCCTCAAGGCCGCCTGCGCGAAGCACGGCTACCGCTGGCCCAACCCCCGCGTGTTGGACACGGCGGCGCTGGCCCGCCGGGTGCTGACCCGCGACGAGGTGCCCAATCGCAAGCTGGGCACCCTGGCTGCCTACTTCCGCACCGCCACCCAGCCCACCCACCGGGCGCTGGACGACGCAAAGGCCACCGTCGACGTGCTGCACGGGCTGATCGCCCGACTCGGCGGGCACCGGGTCGACACGGTCGGCGACGCCATCGAGTTCGCCCGGGCGGTCACCCCGACGCAGCGCCGCAAGCGACACCTGGCCGAGGGGCTGCCCAAGGTGCCGGGCGTCTACATCTTCCGGGCCGCCGACGACCGGCCGCTCTACGTCGGCACCTCCGGCGACATCGCCACCCGGGTGCGCAGCTACTTCACGGCCGGCGAGAAGCGGGCCCGGATCTCCGAGATGCTGGCCGCGGCCGAGCGGGTCGAGGCGCTGGAGTGCGCGCACTCGCTGGAGGCGGAGGTCCGCGAGCTGCGGTTGATCGCCGCGCACGCCCCGCCGTACAACCGGCGGTCCAAATACCCAGAGCGGATGGTCTGGCTCAAGCTGACCGACGGGCCGTACCCCCGGCTGTCGGTGGTCCGCGACCTCTCCCCCACCGACACCGCGTACCTCGGCCCGTTCACCTCCCGGCGGGCCGCGGAGCTGGCCGCCGCCGGCTTCCACGACGCCGTGCCGCTGCGCCAGTGCACGCACCGGCTCTCGCTGCGGACCGTCACGCCGGCCTGCGCGCTGGCCGAGCTGGGTCGCTGCCCGGCACCCTGCGAGCACAAGATCACCCCCGAGGAGTACGACCACCGCGCCGCGGCGCCGTTCCGCACCGCCACCGCCAGCGACCCACAGCCGGTGGTGGACGCGCTGCTGGCCCGGATCGACGTGCTCTCCCGCGACCAGCGCTACGAGGAGGCCGCGGTGGTGCGGTCCCGGTTGGCGGCGGTGCTGCGCGCCACCGTGCGGATGCAGCGGCTGGCCGCCCTGACCGGGATCGTCGAGCTGGCCGCGGCCCGGCCGGCCGCCCGGGGCGGCTGGGAGCTGGCCCTGGTCCGGCACGGGCGGTTGGCGGGCGCGGGCGTGTCCCCGCCCGGCGTCCACCCGCGACCCACGCTGAACGCCATCCGGATCACCGCCGAGACGGTGTCGGGTGGGCACGGCCCGGTGCCGGCGGCCACCGCGGAGGAGTCCGAGCGCATCCTGTCCTGGTTGGAGCGACCGGAGACCCGGCTGGTGGAGATGTCCTCCGGTTGGTCCTCACCGGCGGGTGGCGCGGGGCGGTTCCGGGACCTGCTGGCCAAGGCCGAGAGCGGAGCGTCCCACCAACTCTCGACCGAACGCTCATGA